A stretch of Faecalibacterium duncaniae DNA encodes these proteins:
- the rpoD gene encoding RNA polymerase sigma factor RpoD gives MRKLSQTEELVKILAGRARRHTLTPEQISRAMDEQEYDVSGLDALYAALEARGIRVTEEEADMPMLDETQIGELEHELSAEGVALDDPVKAYLKEIGRVPLLTMEQELELARAAQAGDADARRKLSEANLRLVVSVAKRYAGRGLPFLDLIQEGNLGLMKAAEKFEPDRGFRFSTYATWWIRQSITRAIADQGRVIRIPVHLVESINRVKKTAGELLRKNGREPTAEEIAVRLDMEPDRVRELLQLAQDPISLETPVGEEEDAHLEDFIQDEEAGVPVDEAGRELLRRELANVLKSLTPREERVLTLRFGLEDGQARTLEELGKEFNVTRERIRQIEAKALRKLRHPSRAKRLRDYLEE, from the coding sequence ATGCGGAAATTGTCGCAGACGGAAGAACTGGTGAAGATCCTGGCAGGCCGGGCCCGCCGCCATACCCTGACACCCGAGCAGATCAGCCGGGCCATGGATGAGCAGGAATACGATGTATCCGGGCTGGATGCGCTGTATGCGGCGCTGGAAGCCCGGGGCATCCGTGTAACCGAAGAAGAAGCGGACATGCCCATGCTGGATGAAACACAGATCGGGGAACTGGAGCACGAGCTCTCAGCCGAGGGCGTAGCGCTGGATGACCCGGTGAAGGCATATCTGAAGGAGATCGGCCGGGTGCCGCTGCTGACAATGGAACAGGAGCTGGAGCTTGCCCGGGCCGCGCAGGCCGGGGATGCGGATGCCCGGCGGAAACTGAGCGAAGCAAACCTGCGGCTGGTGGTCTCGGTGGCCAAACGCTATGCCGGGCGGGGGCTGCCCTTCCTTGACCTCATTCAGGAGGGAAACCTCGGCCTGATGAAAGCGGCAGAAAAGTTTGAACCTGACCGGGGGTTCCGATTCTCGACCTACGCGACATGGTGGATCCGGCAGTCCATCACCCGGGCCATTGCCGATCAGGGGCGGGTCATCCGTATCCCGGTGCATCTGGTGGAGAGCATCAACCGGGTGAAAAAGACGGCAGGGGAGCTTTTGCGCAAAAACGGCAGGGAACCCACAGCCGAAGAGATCGCCGTCCGGCTGGATATGGAGCCTGACCGGGTGCGGGAGCTGCTGCAGCTGGCGCAGGACCCCATCAGCCTGGAAACACCGGTGGGTGAGGAAGAGGATGCCCACCTGGAGGATTTTATTCAGGATGAGGAAGCAGGCGTTCCGGTGGACGAGGCCGGGCGAGAACTGCTGCGGCGGGAGCTGGCAAACGTCCTCAAGAGCCTGACACCCCGGGAGGAGCGGGTGCTGACCCTGCGCTTCGGGCTGGAGGACGGGCAGGCCCGCACCCTGGAAGAGCTGGGAAAGGAGTTCAACGTGACCCGGGAACGCATCCGGCAGATCGAGGCCAAGGCGCTGCGCAAGCTCCGCCATCCCAGCCGCGCAAAGCGACTGCGGGATTATCTGGAAGAATGA